The following are encoded together in the Sinorhizobium terangae genome:
- the cysT gene encoding sulfate ABC transporter permease subunit CysT gives MAFRSSRRWQFRQPSVIPGFGLALGVTLSWLTLIVLIPLSGLIWRSSGLGWSKFFALASDERTVNALTISFGTAFVAAVINLVFGVVLAWVLVRYQFPGKRVIDAMVDLPFALPTAVAGIALTALYAPNGWIGSLLEPLGIKIAFTPAGIVVALVFVGLPFVVRTVQPIMEEIDKEVEEAAATLGASRYQTISRVLLPGLLPAGLTGFALAFARGVGEYGSVIFIAGNLPYVSEIAPLLIIIRLEEFNYPAATAIAAVMLVLSFIMLLVINTIQSWSRRRYGYGA, from the coding sequence ATGGCCTTTCGCAGCAGCAGGCGATGGCAGTTTCGGCAGCCGAGCGTCATTCCGGGTTTCGGATTGGCGCTCGGCGTCACCCTGTCATGGCTCACCCTCATCGTACTCATTCCGCTTTCCGGCCTCATCTGGCGCTCAAGCGGCCTCGGCTGGTCGAAATTCTTCGCGCTCGCCTCTGACGAGCGCACCGTCAATGCCTTGACGATCAGCTTCGGCACGGCCTTCGTGGCCGCCGTCATCAATCTCGTTTTCGGTGTCGTGCTTGCCTGGGTGCTCGTGCGCTACCAATTTCCCGGAAAGCGCGTCATCGACGCCATGGTCGATCTGCCGTTCGCGCTGCCGACCGCGGTTGCCGGCATTGCGCTGACGGCGCTCTATGCGCCGAACGGCTGGATCGGTTCGCTTCTCGAACCCCTTGGCATCAAGATCGCCTTCACGCCTGCCGGCATTGTCGTGGCCCTCGTCTTCGTCGGCCTGCCCTTCGTCGTCAGAACGGTTCAGCCGATCATGGAGGAAATCGACAAGGAGGTGGAGGAAGCAGCCGCAACGCTTGGCGCCAGCCGCTATCAGACCATCAGCCGCGTCCTGCTCCCGGGCCTTCTTCCGGCCGGGCTGACGGGCTTCGCGCTCGCCTTCGCGCGTGGCGTCGGCGAATACGGCTCCGTCATATTCATCGCCGGCAACCTGCCTTACGTCTCGGAGATCGCACCGCTCCTGATCATCATTCGCCTGGAGGAGTTCAACTACCCGGCGGCAACCGCGATCGCCGCGGTGATGCTGGTCCTTTCGTTCATCATGCTGCTGGTCATCAACACGATCCAGTCCTGGAGCAGACGGAGATACGGCTATGGCGCATGA
- a CDS encoding transporter substrate-binding domain-containing protein, with product MIKTFHATAGLIIATLAAAPGFAQQPTSKLDEVLARGHLVLGTGSTNAPWHFKSADDKLQGFDVDMGRIIAKALFGDPEKIEFVNQSSDARIPNITTNKVDITCQFMTVTGERAQQIAFTIPYYREGVGLMLKADGKYADYKALKEAGSSVTISVLQNVYAEDMVHAALPEATVDQYESVDLIYQALESGRADAAATDQSSLAWYMTQNPERYKDAGYGWNPQTYACGVKRGDQDWLNFVNTALHEAMTGVEFDFYAKSFKTWFGKDLTTPQIGFPVEYK from the coding sequence ATGATCAAGACATTTCATGCGACTGCGGGCCTCATAATCGCCACACTGGCAGCGGCGCCGGGCTTCGCGCAGCAGCCGACAAGCAAACTCGACGAAGTGCTTGCGCGCGGCCATCTGGTGCTCGGAACCGGCAGCACGAATGCGCCTTGGCACTTCAAAAGCGCCGACGACAAGCTGCAGGGCTTCGACGTCGATATGGGCCGCATTATCGCCAAGGCGCTGTTCGGGGATCCGGAGAAGATCGAATTCGTCAATCAGTCGTCCGATGCCCGTATTCCGAACATCACCACCAACAAGGTCGACATCACCTGCCAATTCATGACGGTCACGGGCGAGCGCGCCCAGCAGATCGCCTTCACCATTCCTTATTATCGCGAAGGCGTGGGCCTGATGCTGAAGGCGGACGGCAAGTATGCCGACTACAAGGCGCTCAAGGAGGCTGGTTCCTCGGTCACGATTTCGGTGCTGCAGAACGTCTATGCCGAGGATATGGTCCACGCCGCCCTGCCGGAGGCAACGGTCGATCAGTATGAATCTGTTGACCTGATCTATCAGGCGCTTGAATCGGGACGTGCCGATGCTGCCGCCACCGACCAGTCCTCGCTTGCCTGGTACATGACCCAGAACCCGGAGCGCTATAAGGATGCCGGTTATGGCTGGAATCCGCAGACCTACGCCTGTGGCGTCAAGCGCGGCGACCAAGACTGGTTGAACTTCGTCAACACGGCATTGCACGAGGCGATGACAGGTGTCGAATTCGACTTCTATGCCAAGTCGTTCAAGACCTGGTTCGGCAAGGATCTGACCACGCCGCAGATCGGTTTCCCGGTCGAATACAAATGA
- a CDS encoding sulfate ABC transporter substrate-binding protein has translation MGSNRLTGIVKLALVVGSLQLGSVGLAQADTTILNVSYDPTRELYKEFNAAFAEKWQADTGETVTIQTSHGGSGKQARSVIDGLEADVVTLALEADIDAIAKESGKIPADWKTRFENNSSPYTSTIVFLVRKGNPKGIKDWGDLVKEDIQVITPNPKTSGGARWNFLAAWAWARAANGGDDGKAQEYVAQLFKHVPVLDTGARGATTTFVQRGLGDVLLAWENEAYLSLEELGPDNFEIVTPSISIKAEPPVALVDGNVDSKGTRKVAEAYLNYLYSDVGQKLAAKHYYRPFKPELADPKDTARFADVKLVTIDEFGGWKEAQPKFFADGGIFDQIYKPGQ, from the coding sequence ATGGGCTCGAATAGACTTACCGGAATAGTAAAACTAGCGCTTGTGGTCGGCAGTCTGCAGCTTGGCTCCGTTGGCCTCGCTCAAGCGGACACAACGATCCTGAACGTGTCCTATGATCCCACGCGGGAGCTCTACAAGGAATTCAATGCGGCGTTCGCCGAAAAATGGCAGGCCGATACCGGCGAGACGGTGACGATCCAGACTTCCCACGGCGGCTCTGGCAAGCAGGCTCGGTCCGTGATCGACGGCCTCGAGGCGGACGTCGTTACGCTGGCGCTTGAAGCCGATATCGACGCGATCGCCAAGGAGAGCGGAAAAATTCCGGCCGACTGGAAGACCCGCTTCGAAAACAACAGCTCTCCCTACACCTCGACCATCGTTTTCCTCGTTCGCAAGGGCAATCCCAAGGGCATCAAGGATTGGGGCGATCTCGTCAAGGAAGATATCCAGGTGATCACCCCCAACCCGAAGACCTCGGGTGGTGCGCGCTGGAACTTCCTTGCAGCCTGGGCCTGGGCACGAGCTGCCAATGGCGGCGACGATGGCAAGGCCCAGGAGTACGTCGCGCAGTTGTTCAAGCACGTGCCGGTCCTCGACACCGGCGCACGCGGCGCGACGACGACCTTCGTCCAGCGGGGCCTCGGCGACGTGTTGCTCGCCTGGGAAAACGAAGCCTATCTCTCGCTGGAGGAACTCGGGCCTGACAATTTCGAGATCGTAACGCCATCGATCTCGATCAAGGCCGAGCCGCCGGTCGCACTTGTGGACGGCAATGTCGACAGCAAGGGCACGCGGAAGGTGGCGGAAGCCTATCTGAACTATCTCTACAGCGACGTCGGCCAGAAACTGGCAGCCAAGCACTACTACCGGCCCTTCAAGCCGGAGCTGGCCGACCCCAAGGACACGGCGCGCTTCGCCGATGTGAAGCTGGTCACTATTGACGAATTCGGCGGTTGGAAGGAAGCTCAGCCGAAATTCTTCGCCGACGGCGGAATTTTCGACCAGATCTACAAGCCGGGACAATAA
- a CDS encoding D-TA family PLP-dependent enzyme gives MTLPIETPAVLVDIEIARRNIRAFQDYANRHGIRVRPHIKTHKLPQMAELQLEAGAIGITCQKVTEAEAMVEGSAQIKDVLITYNILGAEKLARLAELNKRVILSVVADNPTVIDGLSARFARENEPLTVLVECNTGADRCGVATPAEAASLARRIADAPGLHFGGLMTYPPVGGTERVQAFMSEAKRLIEADGIDVPTVTSGGTPNMMEAAGASVATEHRPGTYIYNDRSLVARGVATWDNCALTVLATVVSVPAENRAIIDAGSKVLTSDLLGLSGYGHVLGRDDIRIDQLSEEHGRLVSDGPISLKVGDKLRIVPNHACVVTNMVDAVHIVEGNEVKSIWPIVARGRVL, from the coding sequence ATGACCCTGCCGATCGAAACGCCCGCGGTGCTGGTCGATATCGAGATCGCCCGCCGCAATATTCGCGCGTTCCAGGACTACGCGAATCGCCACGGCATTCGGGTGCGGCCGCACATAAAGACGCACAAGCTTCCGCAGATGGCCGAACTGCAGCTTGAGGCCGGAGCGATCGGCATAACCTGCCAGAAAGTCACCGAGGCGGAGGCGATGGTCGAGGGCAGCGCGCAGATCAAAGATGTGCTGATCACCTACAACATCCTCGGAGCGGAGAAGCTCGCGCGCCTCGCTGAGCTCAACAAACGCGTCATCCTCAGCGTGGTCGCCGACAACCCGACCGTAATCGACGGCCTGTCGGCCCGCTTCGCCCGCGAAAACGAACCGCTGACCGTGCTTGTCGAATGCAACACCGGCGCCGATCGTTGCGGCGTGGCGACACCGGCCGAGGCCGCGAGCCTCGCCCGGCGCATAGCCGATGCACCCGGATTGCACTTCGGCGGGCTGATGACCTATCCGCCAGTCGGCGGAACGGAGCGCGTTCAAGCCTTCATGAGCGAGGCGAAGCGGCTGATCGAAGCGGACGGCATCGACGTGCCGACCGTCACATCCGGCGGCACACCGAACATGATGGAGGCGGCCGGCGCGTCGGTCGCGACCGAGCACCGTCCGGGAACCTACATCTACAACGATCGCTCGCTCGTTGCCCGCGGTGTCGCGACGTGGGACAATTGCGCGCTGACGGTGCTTGCAACGGTGGTCTCGGTTCCCGCCGAAAACAGGGCGATCATCGACGCCGGCAGCAAGGTCCTGACCTCCGACCTTCTCGGTCTTTCCGGCTACGGCCACGTTCTCGGGCGCGATGACATCAGGATCGACCAGCTTTCGGAAGAGCACGGCAGGCTCGTCTCCGACGGTCCGATCAGCTTGAAGGTCGGCGACAAGTTGCGCATCGTCCCGAACCACGCCTGCGTGGTGACCAACATGGTCGACGCGGTGCATATCGTCGAAGGCAATGAGGTGAAGTCGATCTGGCCCATCGTCGCGCGCGGCCGCGTTCTCTGA
- a CDS encoding amino acid ABC transporter permease encodes MTYSLNFAAVWRSFDLLLEGLALSLGLAFAAILAGCVIGLIAAFGLVSKTVALRKPAGLYVTIIRNTPILVLVLFSYFALPELGVRLGKIESFVLTLAIYSGAYLAEVFRGGLIAVPPGQREAGLAIGLTEMQIRTSIIIPLMLRNVLPSLGSTMISLFKDTSLAAAIAVPELTFEARKINVETFRVIETWIVASCLYVATCSLLAALMRVVERRLAVPR; translated from the coding sequence ATGACTTACTCACTGAATTTCGCGGCCGTCTGGCGCTCGTTCGACCTTCTTCTGGAAGGACTTGCGCTCAGTCTCGGCCTCGCCTTCGCGGCAATCCTTGCCGGTTGCGTCATCGGATTGATTGCGGCTTTCGGGCTCGTTTCCAAGACTGTCGCGTTGCGCAAACCTGCCGGACTCTATGTCACGATCATCCGTAACACGCCGATCCTCGTCCTCGTTCTTTTCAGCTATTTCGCTCTTCCGGAACTTGGTGTCCGCCTCGGCAAGATCGAAAGCTTTGTGTTGACGCTGGCGATCTACTCCGGCGCCTATCTTGCCGAGGTGTTCCGTGGGGGCCTCATCGCCGTGCCGCCCGGCCAGCGCGAGGCGGGCCTTGCGATTGGGCTGACGGAGATGCAGATCCGCACCTCGATCATCATCCCCCTGATGCTGCGCAACGTCCTGCCGTCGCTTGGCAGCACCATGATCTCGCTTTTCAAGGACACCTCGCTCGCTGCGGCAATCGCCGTACCGGAACTCACGTTCGAGGCACGCAAGATCAATGTCGAGACCTTTCGGGTCATCGAGACCTGGATCGTGGCGAGTTGCCTCTATGTCGCAACTTGTTCGCTCCTTGCCGCGCTGATGCGTGTCGTCGAGCGGCGTCTGGCCGTTCCGAGGTGA
- a CDS encoding hemolysin family protein, whose amino-acid sequence MSGSDGSILDFLGVLAVFLLVGANGFFVAAEFSLVSVRRSRVAELVAQKRMNASALQHAVENLDANLAATQLGITISSLALGWVGEPALAHLVEPLLTVLPAAWASVGSHAISVAVSFVIITALHIVLGELAPKSLALQRSEGTALAVVRPLALFLFLLRPAILALNGLGNLVLRLIGLRPGAGEASLHSPTELKLLVAESQEAGLLDAAQQELVERIFSIGDRRISDIMTPRIEVDWIDADDSQEEILRTIRECHHEQLLIGRGNIDYPLGMVLKKDLLDQLLDQQPLDVLSIIREPLILHESTAVFRVLEKFKSAPVRLAAIIDEYGSLEGIVTQTDLLEAIAGDLPDTEAVEPDIIVREDGSMLIEGMMAAHDAFERLGFHDRPEGDFHTIAGFALQVLGHLPHVGESFDFEGWRFEVVDMDGMRIDKLLASRIG is encoded by the coding sequence ATGTCCGGTTCCGATGGCAGTATTCTCGATTTTCTCGGGGTATTGGCCGTGTTTCTGCTTGTCGGTGCGAACGGCTTCTTCGTCGCTGCCGAGTTTTCGCTCGTTTCCGTCCGCCGCAGCCGCGTGGCTGAACTGGTAGCGCAAAAGCGCATGAATGCGAGCGCGCTCCAGCATGCCGTCGAAAATCTCGATGCCAACCTGGCGGCCACCCAGCTTGGGATCACGATATCGTCCCTGGCACTGGGATGGGTCGGTGAACCGGCGCTCGCCCATCTGGTCGAGCCGTTGCTGACGGTCTTGCCCGCGGCCTGGGCATCAGTCGGATCACACGCCATTTCCGTCGCGGTTTCGTTCGTCATCATCACTGCGCTGCATATCGTGCTCGGCGAACTGGCACCGAAGAGCCTCGCCTTGCAGCGAAGCGAGGGCACGGCGCTCGCCGTCGTCCGCCCGCTCGCGCTGTTTCTCTTCCTGCTGCGCCCCGCGATCCTCGCCCTCAACGGCCTCGGCAATCTCGTGCTTCGATTGATCGGTCTGCGACCAGGTGCCGGCGAGGCATCGCTGCATTCCCCGACGGAGCTGAAGCTCCTTGTCGCCGAAAGCCAGGAGGCCGGACTTCTCGATGCCGCCCAGCAGGAACTGGTGGAGCGGATATTCAGCATCGGCGACCGAAGGATTTCCGACATCATGACGCCGCGGATCGAGGTCGACTGGATCGACGCCGACGACAGCCAGGAAGAGATCCTGAGGACGATCAGGGAATGTCACCACGAGCAGCTCCTGATCGGCCGGGGCAACATCGACTATCCGTTGGGCATGGTGCTCAAGAAGGACCTGCTTGACCAGTTGCTCGATCAGCAACCGCTTGACGTCCTCAGCATTATTCGGGAGCCGTTGATCCTGCATGAGTCGACAGCCGTCTTCCGTGTGCTCGAGAAGTTCAAGAGCGCCCCCGTCCGGTTGGCCGCGATCATTGACGAGTACGGGAGCCTCGAGGGGATTGTCACCCAGACCGACCTGCTGGAGGCGATTGCCGGCGACCTGCCGGACACGGAAGCCGTCGAGCCGGATATCATCGTGCGCGAGGACGGCAGCATGCTGATCGAGGGCATGATGGCCGCTCATGACGCTTTCGAGAGGCTGGGATTCCACGATCGGCCGGAGGGCGACTTCCACACGATCGCCGGCTTTGCGCTTCAGGTGCTCGGCCATCTCCCGCATGTGGGCGAGAGCTTCGATTTCGAGGGCTGGCGCTTCGAAGTCGTCGACATGGACGGCATGCGCATCGACAAGCTTCTCGCGTCGCGAATTGGCTGA
- a CDS encoding sugar kinase: MPKTFLSIGECMIELSQAGDGHLKKGFAGDSFNTAWYARAFLGNDWRVSYFTALGTDRLSDEMLSFMNGAGIASDHVRRIEGRNPGMYMIHLKDGERSFQYWRDTSAAKLLAEDGDRLRAAIDDAALVYFSGITLAILSPGDRSRLLAEIRRARELGKTVAFDPNLRPRLWENTETMCAAVSDGARVATMIFPSFDDEHSHFGDANPEATAKRYRDLGAELVAVKDGENGIRIMSAGPVTHVPAHPANPVRDTTSAGDSFNGAFLAMHLRGQPCRDAAAFAAKVAARVIEQPGALIGSDHLPQPDAA, encoded by the coding sequence ATGCCAAAGACATTTCTCTCGATCGGCGAATGCATGATCGAACTTTCACAGGCCGGCGACGGCCATCTCAAGAAGGGTTTCGCGGGCGATAGCTTCAATACGGCGTGGTATGCCCGCGCCTTTCTCGGCAACGACTGGCGGGTAAGCTACTTCACGGCACTTGGAACAGACAGGCTTTCCGACGAAATGCTCTCCTTCATGAACGGCGCCGGCATCGCCAGCGATCATGTGCGCCGCATCGAGGGGCGCAATCCCGGCATGTACATGATCCACCTGAAGGACGGCGAGCGCAGCTTTCAATACTGGCGGGACACATCGGCGGCAAAGCTGCTGGCCGAAGATGGAGACCGACTGCGCGCGGCAATCGATGACGCCGCGCTCGTCTATTTCTCCGGCATCACACTTGCGATCCTCTCGCCCGGCGATCGGAGCCGCCTGCTTGCGGAGATCCGCCGGGCGCGCGAGTTGGGAAAGACCGTCGCGTTCGATCCGAATCTGCGGCCACGGCTTTGGGAAAACACCGAGACGATGTGTGCTGCGGTTTCCGACGGCGCTCGCGTGGCAACAATGATCTTCCCGAGCTTCGACGACGAGCACAGTCATTTTGGGGACGCCAATCCCGAAGCAACGGCGAAGCGCTACCGCGATCTCGGAGCGGAGCTTGTCGCGGTCAAGGACGGCGAGAACGGGATTAGGATCATGAGCGCCGGCCCGGTCACGCATGTTCCTGCCCATCCTGCAAACCCTGTCAGGGACACGACCAGCGCCGGCGACAGCTTCAACGGGGCGTTTTTGGCTATGCACCTCAGGGGACAGCCCTGTCGCGACGCCGCGGCCTTCGCCGCAAAGGTCGCTGCACGCGTCATCGAGCAGCCCGGCGCCCTCATCGGATCGGACCATCTACCGCAACCAGACGCTGCCTGA
- a CDS encoding amino acid ABC transporter permease yields the protein MDFAFLDQLWLARLPLIKGLGVSISISFLSIAVGTVLGIFVGLALTYGYKPMQWLVRGYTDFIRGTPVLVLVLASYYVLSTVGVELGPFQAGILALAVFCSSHVGELVRGALQSIPKGQTEAAKAIGLTFSQTFAYVLGPQALRQALPAWVNTAAEMVKASTLLSIIGVGELLLRTQELISRTFMSLEFYFFAGFLYFVINYSIERFGRYVERKTAVPS from the coding sequence ATGGATTTCGCATTTCTCGATCAACTCTGGCTTGCCCGGCTGCCGCTCATCAAGGGGCTCGGCGTGTCGATTTCCATATCGTTCCTGTCGATCGCGGTCGGCACTGTGCTCGGCATTTTCGTCGGGCTGGCGCTGACCTATGGCTACAAGCCGATGCAATGGCTGGTGCGCGGCTATACCGACTTCATCCGCGGCACGCCGGTCCTGGTACTGGTGCTGGCGAGCTATTACGTGCTGAGCACCGTCGGCGTTGAACTCGGACCGTTCCAGGCGGGCATCCTTGCGCTCGCCGTCTTCTGCAGTTCGCATGTTGGCGAGCTGGTGCGCGGTGCATTGCAGTCGATTCCCAAGGGACAGACGGAGGCTGCAAAAGCGATCGGGCTCACGTTCTCGCAGACCTTCGCTTATGTGCTTGGGCCCCAGGCATTGCGCCAGGCGCTGCCTGCCTGGGTCAATACGGCAGCCGAGATGGTCAAGGCGTCGACGCTGCTCTCGATCATCGGCGTCGGCGAATTGCTGCTGCGTACGCAGGAGCTAATCTCTCGCACTTTCATGAGCCTCGAATTCTATTTTTTCGCGGGCTTTCTCTATTTTGTCATCAACTACAGCATCGAGCGCTTCGGTCGCTATGTCGAGCGCAAGACCGCTGTTCCGTCGTGA